The Ruminococcus albus 7 = DSM 20455 genome has a window encoding:
- a CDS encoding ABC transporter ATP-binding protein, translating into MAEWRNRKIGFVLQESALIDSISIEDNIRLPLLYASPDRKDFSEELESIAEKIGIKHILKKKPLECSGGEKARAVFARAVIMRPPLILCDEPTASLDGENKENILSLLSRMNKEYNTTVITVTHDMEVAERHQRIIKLEREM; encoded by the coding sequence CTGGCTGAATGGAGAAACCGTAAGATAGGATTCGTTTTGCAGGAATCGGCTCTGATAGATTCTATTTCAATCGAAGACAACATCAGACTTCCTCTACTTTATGCAAGTCCCGATAGGAAAGATTTTTCAGAAGAACTTGAAAGCATAGCGGAAAAGATCGGCATCAAGCATATATTGAAAAAAAAGCCGCTTGAATGCTCAGGCGGAGAAAAAGCACGCGCGGTCTTTGCAAGGGCAGTAATAATGCGTCCACCGCTGATATTATGTGATGAACCCACCGCTTCCCTTGACGGCGAGAATAAGGAGAATATCCTCTCATTGCTCTCCCGCATGAACAAGGAGTATAACACGACTGTGATTACGGTTACACATGATATGGAAGTGGCGGAAAGACATCAAAGGATAATCAAACTGGAAAGGGAGATGTAA